One segment of Pseudanabaena sp. PCC 6802 DNA contains the following:
- a CDS encoding STAS domain-containing protein, which produces MSFELKIRDAITPQGQRLAIVPIAGRLDSIVTMDVRNKIQQIVDFGYPNLLLNLGQVTSFDSSGIGVLVSTMRKCKAAGGYMAICRSPDVVTIALEACGMEPLFPSFDDEETAIANFPA; this is translated from the coding sequence ATGAGTTTTGAACTAAAGATTCGCGATGCTATTACTCCTCAAGGGCAAAGATTGGCAATTGTGCCAATTGCAGGTCGCTTGGACTCTATCGTTACCATGGACGTGCGCAATAAAATTCAACAAATTGTTGATTTCGGTTACCCCAATTTGCTCCTGAATCTGGGGCAGGTTACCAGTTTTGACAGTTCTGGGATTGGAGTACTGGTTTCAACTATGCGCAAGTGCAAAGCCGCAGGTGGATATATGGCAATTTGCAGGTCGCCAGACGTGGTGACGATCGCGCTGGAAGCCTGTGGTATGGAGCCGCTATTCCCCAGTTTTGACGATGAAGAGACTGCGATCGCTAACTTCCCTGCTTAA
- a CDS encoding pentapeptide repeat-containing protein: MSQEQQDTIKVSLESGTSNSQAPDTAASYAASTEVKQLWEGLVKRYERLDLEHYKPDKQDLNSSPTDRTEIANYSKESSLMSLPPSKPQAPTPSSDNSLRRAGLREKKLWNSLKVLLVSAALVSGIVYLQEHSKQREIEGHQAVTQREQALVQDNARQESLNRYFDTMTALLFDRKLRTAKDNDEVRVIAHAKTITTLQSLDSKRKGLLLLFLQEAKLIERDNTVISLTNADLSYTNLSSMNFYRSNLSGTNLNGADLSNTNLSGANLSSVNLSEANLSGANLGNANLSNANLDSVNFSNANLNNVNLSNVNLEYAFLCKTILSDATISNRNCKKLGIAPGL; encoded by the coding sequence ATGTCACAAGAGCAACAAGACACCATAAAGGTAAGTTTGGAGAGCGGTACTAGTAACTCTCAAGCTCCTGATACAGCAGCTAGCTACGCAGCATCAACTGAGGTCAAGCAGCTATGGGAAGGCCTGGTCAAAAGGTATGAAAGATTGGATTTGGAGCATTACAAGCCAGATAAGCAAGATCTTAACTCTAGCCCCACCGATCGAACCGAGATCGCCAACTATAGCAAGGAAAGCAGTCTGATGAGTTTGCCGCCATCTAAACCACAAGCACCGACCCCATCTTCCGATAATTCTTTGAGAAGGGCTGGGTTGCGAGAGAAGAAACTGTGGAATTCTCTGAAAGTGCTATTGGTTTCTGCTGCCCTAGTATCTGGCATTGTCTACTTGCAGGAGCATTCTAAACAACGAGAGATTGAAGGACATCAAGCTGTTACCCAAAGGGAGCAGGCGCTAGTTCAGGATAATGCCAGACAAGAGAGCTTAAATAGATACTTCGACACCATGACTGCTTTGCTTTTCGATCGCAAGCTGAGAACGGCCAAAGACAACGATGAAGTTAGAGTAATTGCCCACGCCAAGACAATCACTACTTTGCAGAGCTTGGATAGCAAGCGTAAGGGTCTTCTGCTCTTGTTTTTACAGGAAGCGAAGCTAATCGAAAGAGATAATACAGTTATCTCTCTTACCAATGCAGATCTCAGCTATACAAATCTTAGCAGCATGAATTTCTACCGCAGCAACCTGAGCGGTACCAACCTTAATGGTGCGGATCTCAGCAATACTAATCTCAGCGGGGCTAATCTGAGCAGCGTCAATCTCAGCGAAGCTAACCTTAGTGGCGCGAACCTGGGCAATGCCAATCTCAGCAACGCTAATCTAGACAGTGTCAATTTCAGCAACGCTAACCTCAACAATGTCAATCTCAGTAATGTCAATCTAGAGTATGCATTTTTGTGCAAAACCATCTTATCCGATGCCACAATTAGCAATCGCAATTGTAAAAAATTAGGTATTGCTCCAGGACTATAA